The following proteins come from a genomic window of Sorghum bicolor cultivar BTx623 chromosome 3, Sorghum_bicolor_NCBIv3, whole genome shotgun sequence:
- the LOC8084831 gene encoding uncharacterized protein LOC8084831 has translation MLLRVPIRLAPPLAGALRGICATALPQSKPPPEPLSPSDLDAISALLPRLVSAGHVPAAGRLLSAALLLPGSQDRLPLDSLAAHLASIPTLSPAFALLTALRHHPARPSPLLLASPLLGSLLSLRRARDASSVLRWLCRPDSPRRPDAATYADAVVGLCRLEDPRAALAALREMAADGLPATRELREAVRDAMLQDARIEEAWALEEALRQPEETGKLVELIDKLLSAWEP, from the coding sequence ATGCTGCTCCGCGTGCCAATCCGCCtcgcgccgccgctcgccggcGCCCTCCGCGGCATTTGCGCCACCGCGCTGCCGCAATCCAAGCCCCCGCCCGAACCCCTCTCCCCATCGGACCTGGACGCGATCTCCGCGCTCCTCCCGCGCCTCGTCTCCGCGGGCCACGTCCCCGCCGCCGGCCGTCTCCTCTCCGCGGCgctcctcctcccgggctcccAGGACCGCCTCCCCCTCGACTCCCTCGCCGCGCACCTCGCCTCGATTCCGACCCTCTCCCCCGCCTTCGCGCTCCTCACCGCGCTGCGCCACCACCCGGCCCGCCCCTCGCCGCTCCTGCTGGCGTCGCCGCTGCTCGGCAGCCTCCTCTCCCTGCGCCGCGCGCGCGACGCCTCCTCCGTGCTGCGCTGGCTCTGCCGCCCGGACTCCCCGCGCCGGCCCGACGCCGCTACCTACGCTGACGCCGTCGTGGGGCTCTGCCGTCTTGAGGACCCCAGGGCCGCGCTCGCCGCGCTCAGGGAGATGGCAGCGGACGGGTTGCCGGCCACGCGGGAGCTGCGGGAGGCGGTGCGGGACGCGATGCTGCAGGACGCCAGGATCGAGGAAGCGTGGGCGCTGGAGGAGGCGCTGCGCCAGCCGGAGGAGACAGGGAAGCTGGTGGAGCTGATAGACAAGCTTCTCTCAGCGTGGGAACCCTGA